The Microbacterium sp. Nx66 genome contains a region encoding:
- a CDS encoding long-chain-fatty-acid--CoA ligase yields the protein MSTFQPPRPWIASYADGVPEDLAPVSGSLVDIVAASARDYPDAPALQFFGRETTYAQLQEAIDRAAAGLRDLGVRAGDPVAIVLPNCPQHIVAFYAVLRLGAVVVEHNPLYTPRELRKQFEDHGAKHAIVWNKVVATVQEFPSDLAVSTLVSVDVTRAMPALTRFALRLPVAKARESRAALTERVRGTVLWESVVAGAPIPASHPQPGTDDLAIIQYTSGTTGTPKGAALTHRNLLANAAQSQAWVPSIQRGKGCVVYAVLPMFHAYGLTLCLTFAMSMGARLVLFPKFDPDLVLDVVKKHPATFLPLVPPIADRLLAAANAKGVSLDGIEVAISGAMALPHELVVPFEAATHGYLVEGYGLSECSPVLMANPVADNRVPGTVGLPLPGTECRVVDPENPTEDVPAGSAGELVVRGPQVFSGYYGKPEETEAVFVDGWYRTGDIVTIDDAGFVRIVDRIKELIITGGFNVAPTEVENALRQHPSVVDAAVVGLPSDHSGEEVVAAIVVDPGADVDVEAIREYARSILTPYKVPRRVFVVDELPTSLIGKVLRRQVKEKLLALTSGV from the coding sequence GTGAGCACGTTCCAGCCCCCTCGCCCGTGGATCGCCAGCTACGCCGACGGCGTTCCGGAGGACCTCGCCCCCGTCAGCGGCTCCCTCGTGGACATCGTCGCCGCGTCGGCGCGGGACTATCCCGATGCCCCGGCCCTGCAGTTCTTCGGCAGGGAGACCACCTACGCACAGCTGCAGGAGGCGATCGATCGCGCCGCCGCGGGTCTCCGGGATCTCGGCGTGCGCGCCGGCGACCCGGTCGCCATCGTCCTGCCGAACTGCCCCCAGCACATCGTGGCGTTCTACGCCGTGCTGCGACTCGGAGCGGTCGTGGTCGAGCACAACCCGCTCTACACCCCCCGCGAGCTGCGCAAGCAGTTCGAGGACCACGGCGCCAAGCACGCGATCGTCTGGAACAAGGTCGTGGCGACGGTTCAGGAGTTCCCGAGCGACCTGGCCGTCTCGACGCTCGTGTCCGTCGACGTCACTCGCGCCATGCCCGCACTCACCCGCTTCGCGCTCCGGCTGCCGGTGGCGAAGGCGAGGGAATCGCGGGCGGCGCTGACCGAGCGCGTCCGCGGCACCGTCCTCTGGGAGTCGGTGGTCGCCGGTGCCCCGATCCCCGCCTCGCATCCGCAGCCCGGCACGGACGACCTGGCGATCATCCAGTACACGTCGGGGACCACGGGCACGCCGAAGGGCGCCGCCCTCACCCACCGCAACCTCCTCGCCAATGCGGCACAGTCCCAGGCCTGGGTCCCATCCATCCAGCGCGGCAAGGGCTGCGTCGTGTACGCCGTGCTGCCCATGTTCCACGCCTACGGCCTGACCCTCTGCCTCACCTTCGCGATGTCGATGGGGGCGCGCCTCGTGCTGTTCCCGAAGTTCGATCCCGATCTCGTGCTGGACGTGGTCAAGAAGCACCCGGCGACGTTCCTGCCGCTCGTGCCGCCCATCGCCGACCGGCTGCTCGCGGCCGCCAACGCCAAGGGCGTCTCCCTCGACGGCATCGAAGTGGCGATCTCCGGCGCCATGGCGCTGCCGCACGAACTCGTCGTCCCGTTCGAAGCCGCGACGCACGGCTATCTCGTCGAGGGCTACGGTCTGAGCGAGTGCTCCCCCGTCCTCATGGCGAACCCGGTGGCCGACAACCGTGTCCCCGGCACGGTGGGCCTCCCGCTCCCCGGGACGGAGTGCCGCGTCGTCGATCCGGAGAACCCCACCGAGGACGTCCCGGCCGGTTCCGCCGGCGAGCTCGTCGTGCGCGGCCCTCAGGTCTTCTCCGGGTATTACGGAAAGCCCGAGGAGACGGAGGCCGTGTTCGTCGACGGCTGGTACCGGACGGGCGACATCGTCACGATCGACGACGCCGGATTCGTGCGGATCGTCGACCGGATCAAGGAGCTCATCATCACGGGCGGCTTCAACGTCGCCCCCACCGAGGTCGAGAACGCGCTGCGCCAGCATCCGTCGGTCGTCGACGCTGCGGTCGTCGGACTGCCCAGCGACCACTCGGGCGAGGAGGTCGTGGCGGCGATCGTCGTCGACCCCGGGGCCGATGTCGATGTCGAGGCGATCCGCGAGTACGCCCGCAGCATCCTCACGCCGTACAAGGTGCCGCGCCGCGTCTTCGTCGTCGACGAGCTGCCGACGTCGCTGATCGGCAAGGTGCTCCGCCGGCAGGTTAAGGAGAAGCTGCTCGCCCTCACCTCGGGCGTCTGA
- the gatC gene encoding Asp-tRNA(Asn)/Glu-tRNA(Gln) amidotransferase subunit GatC has translation MSEITPDLVRHLGVLARIQLNDDEVTRLTGQLDAIVDNIAKVSEVATADVAATSHPIPLSNVFRPDVVGETLTHEQVLQNAPDQADGRFRVTAILGEEQ, from the coding sequence GTGTCTGAAATCACCCCTGATCTTGTGCGCCATCTCGGCGTGCTCGCGCGCATCCAGCTGAACGACGACGAGGTGACGCGGCTCACCGGCCAGCTCGACGCCATCGTCGACAACATCGCCAAGGTGTCCGAGGTCGCGACCGCCGATGTCGCCGCGACCAGCCACCCGATCCCGCTGAGTAACGTGTTCCGTCCCGACGTGGTCGGCGAGACGCTGACGCACGAGCAGGTGCTGCAGAACGCCCCGGACCAGGCCGACGGCCGGTTCCGCGTCACCGCGATCCTGGGAGAAGAGCAGTGA
- the gatA gene encoding Asp-tRNA(Asn)/Glu-tRNA(Gln) amidotransferase subunit GatA, whose amino-acid sequence MSDIIRLTAAELADKLTTREVSSVEATQAHLDRIAQVDGAVHAFLHVNEHALEAAADIDARRAAGEDLGPIAGVPLAIKDVLVTTDQPTTSGSRILEGYRSPYDATVVARSRSAGLIPLGKTNMDEFAMGSSTEHSAYGPTRNPWDLDRIPGGSGGGSAAAVAAFEAPLALGSDTGGSIRQPAHVTGTVGVKPTYGGVSRYGAIALASSLDQVGPVTRTVLDAGLLHDAIGGHDPKDSTSLDEQWPSFAAAAREGARGDGLKGLRVGVIRELPDSGFQPGVAASFRSALALLEAQGAEIVEIGAPHFEYGVAAYYLILPAEASSNLAKFDSVRFGLRVTPAGNPTVEDVMSATRDAGFGDEVKRRIILGTYALSAGYYDAYYGSAQKVRTLIQQDFAAAFADVDVIATPSAPTTAFKLGEKIDDPLQMYLNDITTIPANLAGVPGISIPSGLADDDGLPVGIQFLAPAREDARLYRVGAALETLLVDSWGAPLLSRAPQLEGGAR is encoded by the coding sequence GTGAGCGACATCATCCGACTGACGGCGGCGGAGCTCGCCGACAAGCTCACGACGCGCGAGGTCTCCAGCGTCGAGGCCACGCAGGCGCACCTCGACCGCATCGCCCAGGTCGACGGCGCCGTGCACGCGTTCCTGCACGTCAACGAGCACGCGCTCGAGGCCGCGGCCGACATCGACGCCCGCCGTGCCGCGGGGGAGGACCTCGGGCCGATCGCCGGTGTCCCGCTCGCGATCAAGGACGTCCTCGTCACGACCGATCAGCCGACCACGAGCGGCTCGCGGATCCTCGAGGGCTACCGCTCGCCGTATGACGCGACGGTCGTGGCCCGCTCCCGTTCCGCCGGACTCATCCCGCTCGGCAAGACGAACATGGACGAGTTCGCGATGGGCTCGTCGACGGAGCACTCCGCCTACGGCCCGACCCGCAACCCCTGGGATCTCGACCGGATCCCCGGGGGCTCGGGTGGGGGCTCTGCCGCCGCCGTCGCCGCCTTCGAGGCCCCGCTCGCCCTCGGCTCCGACACCGGCGGATCGATCCGTCAGCCTGCGCACGTGACCGGCACGGTCGGCGTGAAGCCGACGTACGGCGGTGTCAGCCGATACGGCGCCATCGCGTTGGCGTCGAGCCTCGACCAGGTCGGCCCGGTCACCCGCACGGTGCTCGATGCCGGTCTGCTGCACGACGCGATCGGCGGCCATGACCCGAAGGACTCCACGTCGCTCGACGAGCAGTGGCCGTCCTTCGCGGCGGCCGCACGCGAGGGTGCGCGCGGCGACGGCCTCAAGGGTCTGCGCGTCGGCGTCATCCGCGAGCTCCCCGACAGCGGTTTCCAGCCGGGCGTCGCGGCGTCGTTCCGCAGCGCGCTGGCGCTGCTCGAGGCGCAGGGCGCGGAGATCGTGGAGATCGGTGCGCCGCACTTCGAGTACGGCGTGGCCGCCTACTACCTGATCCTGCCGGCGGAGGCCTCGAGCAACCTGGCCAAGTTCGACTCGGTGCGCTTCGGTCTCCGCGTCACCCCGGCCGGGAACCCCACCGTCGAGGACGTGATGTCCGCCACGCGCGACGCCGGCTTCGGCGACGAGGTCAAGCGCCGCATCATCCTCGGCACCTACGCGCTGTCGGCGGGCTACTACGACGCGTACTACGGCAGCGCGCAGAAGGTCCGCACGCTGATCCAGCAGGACTTCGCCGCGGCCTTCGCCGATGTCGACGTCATCGCGACCCCGTCGGCCCCGACCACCGCGTTCAAGCTCGGTGAGAAGATCGACGACCCGCTGCAGATGTACCTCAACGACATCACGACGATCCCGGCGAACCTCGCCGGTGTCCCCGGCATCTCGATCCCGAGTGGTCTTGCGGACGACGACGGCCTGCCCGTCGGCATCCAGTTCCTCGCCCCGGCGCGGGAGGACGCTCGTCTGTACCGCGTGGGCGCCGCCCTCGAGACGCTGCTCGTGGACTCCTGGGGCGCGCCGCTGCTGTCCCGTGCCCCCCAGCTGGAAGGAGGCGCGCGCTGA
- the gatB gene encoding Asp-tRNA(Asn)/Glu-tRNA(Gln) amidotransferase subunit GatB: MAAAKLMDFDKALEMFEPVLGFEVHVELNTNTKMFSDAPNPANEAYHAAEPNTLIAPVDLGLPGSLPVVNETAIRSSISLGLALGCSIAESSRFARKNYFYPDLGKNYQISQYDEPIAFEGSVEVELEDGTMVTIPIERAHMEEDAGKLTHMGGSTGRIQGAEYSLVDYNRAGVPLVEIVTKTIFGTDHRAPEVAKAYVAAIRDIVRGLGISEARLERGNLRCDANVSLRPRGEEKLGTRTETKNVNSMRSVERAVRYEIQRQAQILADGGTITQETRHWHEDTGTTSPGRPKSDADDYRYFPEPDLLPVQPPRELIEELRATLPEQPVARRRRLMDEWGFTPLEFQDVRNGGLLDVVEATIAAGATPAAARKWWTGEITRLANAQEKDAVDLVSPESVAALQQLVDAGTLTDKLARQVLEGVIAGEGTPQEVVDARGLAVVSDDGALIAAIDEALAAQPDVMAKIQDGKVQAAGAIIGAVMKAMKGQADAARVRELILERAAQ, translated from the coding sequence ATGGCCGCTGCCAAGCTCATGGACTTCGACAAGGCGCTCGAGATGTTCGAGCCGGTCCTCGGATTCGAGGTGCACGTCGAGCTCAACACGAACACGAAGATGTTCTCCGACGCGCCCAACCCCGCGAACGAGGCGTACCACGCGGCGGAGCCGAACACCCTGATCGCGCCGGTCGACCTGGGTCTGCCCGGTTCGCTGCCGGTCGTCAACGAGACGGCCATCCGATCCTCGATCAGCCTCGGCCTCGCGCTCGGCTGCTCGATCGCCGAGTCCAGCCGTTTCGCCCGGAAGAACTACTTCTACCCGGACCTCGGCAAGAACTATCAGATCTCCCAGTACGACGAGCCGATCGCCTTCGAGGGCTCGGTGGAGGTGGAGCTCGAGGACGGCACGATGGTGACGATCCCGATCGAGCGCGCGCACATGGAGGAGGACGCCGGCAAGCTCACGCACATGGGCGGCTCGACCGGGCGTATCCAGGGTGCCGAGTACTCGCTCGTCGACTACAACCGTGCCGGTGTCCCGCTCGTCGAGATCGTGACGAAGACCATCTTCGGCACCGATCACCGGGCCCCCGAGGTCGCCAAGGCCTACGTCGCCGCGATCCGCGACATCGTCCGCGGGCTCGGGATCTCCGAGGCTCGCCTCGAGCGCGGCAACCTCCGTTGCGACGCCAACGTGTCTCTCCGTCCTCGTGGCGAGGAGAAGCTCGGCACGCGCACGGAGACGAAGAACGTCAACTCGATGCGCTCGGTGGAGCGTGCGGTGCGGTACGAGATCCAGCGCCAGGCGCAGATCCTCGCCGACGGCGGCACCATCACCCAGGAGACGCGGCACTGGCACGAGGACACCGGGACCACCTCTCCCGGCCGTCCGAAGTCGGATGCCGACGACTACCGGTACTTCCCCGAGCCCGACCTGCTTCCGGTGCAGCCTCCCCGCGAGCTGATCGAGGAGCTGCGTGCGACGCTGCCCGAGCAGCCCGTCGCCCGCCGTCGCCGGCTCATGGACGAGTGGGGCTTCACCCCGCTGGAGTTCCAGGACGTGCGCAACGGCGGTCTGCTCGACGTCGTCGAGGCCACGATCGCCGCCGGGGCCACGCCCGCCGCGGCACGGAAGTGGTGGACGGGGGAGATCACCCGCCTCGCCAACGCGCAGGAGAAGGACGCGGTCGACCTGGTCAGCCCGGAGAGCGTCGCCGCACTGCAGCAGCTCGTCGATGCCGGCACGCTGACCGACAAGCTCGCGCGCCAGGTGCTGGAGGGCGTGATCGCCGGGGAAGGCACGCCGCAAGAGGTCGTCGACGCCCGTGGTCTCGCCGTGGTCTCGGACGACGGCGCCCTCATCGCGGCGATCGACGAGGCTCTCGCCGCGCAGCCCGACGTGATGGCCAAGATCCAGGATGGCAAGGTCCAGGCGGCCGGTGCCATCATCGGCGCGGTCATGAAGGCCATGAAGGGCCAGGCCGACGCCGCACGCGTCCGCGAACTCATCCTCGAGCGCGCCGCGCAGTGA
- the dinB gene encoding DNA polymerase IV, giving the protein MGHGDGRGRMVSSADADDSGTRILHVDMDAFYAAVEVLDDPGLRGLPLIIGSPDGRSVVSSASYEARRYGVRSAMPVSQALRLCPTARIVPPHFSRYQEVSRQVMAIFESFTPLVEPLSVDEAFLDVQGVRRLWGSPARIAAQIRERVLAEVGITCSVGVAATKHVAKMASTMAKPDGMLVVAEHDTLAFLAPRPVRALWGVGPKAAEALEARGLRTIDDLRTAPPEMLDRAVGPALSTRLAQLARGEDPRAVDTERVEKSIGHEETFDQDITDRAFLRAELLRLADRVGARLRRAGWETSTVAIKIRFDDFRTVNRSQTLSEPTAVGQRIGEAAQGLFALIERRDPIRLVGVRAENLRPAGGSALALWDDDEGWRKVEGAVDEAMARFGSATISRARHIGRGEGRGAARHPKDHGVD; this is encoded by the coding sequence ATGGGACACGGTGATGGCAGAGGCCGCATGGTGTCCTCCGCCGACGCCGACGATTCCGGGACGCGGATCCTCCACGTCGACATGGATGCGTTCTACGCCGCCGTCGAGGTGCTGGATGATCCGGGTCTTCGCGGGCTGCCGCTGATCATCGGATCCCCGGACGGACGATCGGTCGTCTCCAGTGCTTCCTACGAAGCACGGCGCTACGGCGTGCGCTCCGCCATGCCCGTGTCGCAGGCTCTGCGGTTGTGTCCCACCGCACGTATCGTCCCGCCGCACTTCTCTCGGTATCAAGAGGTCTCGCGGCAGGTGATGGCGATCTTCGAGTCGTTCACGCCGCTCGTGGAACCCTTGTCGGTGGACGAGGCCTTCCTCGACGTGCAGGGTGTGCGCCGGCTCTGGGGGAGTCCCGCCCGGATCGCCGCCCAGATCCGCGAGCGCGTCCTCGCGGAGGTCGGCATCACCTGCAGCGTCGGCGTGGCCGCGACCAAGCACGTCGCGAAGATGGCATCGACCATGGCAAAGCCCGACGGAATGCTCGTAGTCGCCGAGCACGACACTCTCGCGTTCCTCGCGCCGCGCCCGGTACGGGCGCTGTGGGGAGTGGGGCCGAAGGCGGCGGAAGCTCTGGAAGCCCGCGGCCTCCGCACGATCGACGACCTGCGCACGGCGCCGCCGGAGATGCTGGACCGGGCTGTCGGGCCGGCGCTCAGCACGCGGCTCGCGCAGCTCGCCCGGGGAGAGGACCCCCGCGCCGTCGACACCGAGCGCGTGGAGAAGAGCATCGGCCACGAGGAGACGTTCGACCAGGACATCACGGATCGAGCGTTCCTCCGCGCCGAACTGCTCCGGCTCGCCGATCGCGTGGGCGCCCGCCTGCGTCGGGCCGGGTGGGAGACCTCCACGGTCGCGATCAAGATCCGCTTCGACGACTTCCGGACCGTCAACCGATCGCAGACGCTGAGCGAACCCACCGCGGTCGGACAGCGCATCGGCGAGGCGGCGCAGGGTCTGTTCGCGCTCATCGAGCGTCGCGACCCGATCCGCCTCGTGGGAGTCCGCGCCGAGAACCTCCGGCCTGCGGGAGGTAGCGCGCTGGCGCTCTGGGATGACGACGAGGGCTGGCGCAAGGTCGAGGGGGCGGTCGACGAGGCCATGGCACGGTTCGGTTCGGCGACGATCAGCAGAGCGCGCCACATCGGACGAGGTGAAGGACGAGGTGCCGCTCGCCATCCGAAGGATCACGGCGTCGATTGA
- a CDS encoding DUF2017 family protein: protein MNTTPITVSVATIEGMHLARLVDDFMEVLRDSEQDDPGVARLTPNAYPDDDDASAAFASATRADLLDRRLHDARTVRASLQMFDPDAEVTDADARIPRDVVVRRDHVDAWLRTLTAIRLVIATRLGITDDEPDVGGDGQAVYDWLGYRLELLIEAVDESDADALR from the coding sequence ATGAACACCACGCCGATCACCGTCTCCGTCGCCACGATCGAGGGGATGCACCTGGCCCGACTCGTCGATGACTTCATGGAGGTGCTGCGGGACTCCGAACAGGACGACCCGGGGGTGGCCCGGCTGACCCCGAACGCCTACCCGGACGACGACGATGCGTCGGCCGCATTCGCCTCCGCCACGCGCGCGGACCTCCTCGACCGGCGGTTGCACGACGCCCGCACGGTTCGCGCATCGCTGCAGATGTTCGACCCCGACGCCGAGGTGACCGATGCCGATGCCCGGATCCCTCGCGATGTCGTGGTGCGCCGTGACCACGTGGACGCCTGGCTGCGCACCCTCACCGCCATCCGCCTCGTGATCGCGACGCGCCTCGGCATCACCGACGACGAGCCCGACGTCGGGGGCGATGGCCAAGCGGTGTACGACTGGCTGGGATACCGCCTCGAACTCCTCATCGAAGCCGTGGACGAGAGCGACGCCGACGCCCTCCGCTGA
- the clpS gene encoding ATP-dependent Clp protease adapter ClpS: MSTALPEVEETTDLFAAPLEPWEVVVWNDPVNLMSYVVRVFRTYFGYTTEHATRLMLAVHHDGHAIVATGPRETMEVHAQAMHDYGLWATVRKAA, encoded by the coding sequence ATGTCGACCGCTCTTCCCGAGGTCGAGGAGACCACAGACCTGTTCGCTGCTCCGCTGGAGCCCTGGGAGGTCGTCGTATGGAACGACCCCGTGAATCTGATGAGCTACGTCGTGCGCGTCTTCCGCACCTACTTCGGCTACACGACCGAACACGCCACCCGCCTCATGCTCGCCGTTCATCACGACGGCCACGCGATCGTCGCCACCGGCCCGCGAGAGACCATGGAGGTGCACGCTCAGGCGATGCACGACTACGGACTCTGGGCGACCGTCAGGAAGGCCGCATGA
- a CDS encoding metallopeptidase family protein: MDMDAAAFEALVIDELDQLPDEMVEQLENVVFVVEDRPEDGGLDLLGLYDGLALTERTQYGMGELPDRIIVYREPHLAQCDDIDQLRDEIHTTLVHEIAHFHGIDDAQLHELGWA; encoded by the coding sequence ATGGACATGGACGCCGCGGCCTTCGAGGCCCTCGTGATCGACGAGCTCGACCAGCTGCCTGACGAGATGGTCGAGCAGCTCGAGAACGTCGTCTTCGTCGTGGAGGACCGTCCGGAGGACGGCGGTCTCGACCTGCTCGGCCTCTACGACGGCCTGGCGCTGACGGAGCGCACGCAATACGGGATGGGCGAGCTGCCCGACCGCATCATCGTCTACCGGGAGCCGCACCTCGCACAGTGCGACGACATCGACCAACTCCGTGACGAGATTCACACCACGCTCGTCCATGAGATCGCGCACTTCCACGGCATCGACGACGCGCAGTTGCATGAGCTCGGGTGGGCATGA